In Magnetococcales bacterium, the sequence CCAACCACGCCGACTGGGTGATTTGGAAGGGGAATATTTTTCCACAGTTATGTGGGATGAAACCAATGCCGTCAAAAAAGACCACACCATCCGCCGTGAGACCCGTTTCCCGGATACCCCGGCGGAGTGGATCCTTTCCGGTCCGCATTTTTATGTAGGAACGCCCTTCAATAAAACGCCGCGCCGGGTTTGTGCCGCCAATGGCCATTACGACAATCTCGACCTCACCCAAATCCCTGACGACTATCTGCCCCGCACCAACTACGTCCCGGATGTGGACCCGGCAGAGTATTTGCGCCGCACTCCCAAAGTGCCGTGGAATGGGGAACCGGTGACGGGGTTTTATCGGGTTGTCAGCAGAGAGATGCTGAGCCAATCCGGAGAGCGAACTTTAGTGCCCATGATTACTCCACCTGGAACAGGTCATGTGAATACTTGTTTTGGTTCTGTTTTCCAGAATTACCAAGAGATGCTTGATTTTGTTGGTTTCGCTCTTTCAATCCCTCTTGATTTCCGAGTCAAAAGCACTGGAATGGGACATGCCAACAAATCGCTTTTAGGTCAACTTCCGCTTTTATCCACTGTGTCCTCGTTTCGAGCAAGGATACATTTACGTGCTTTAACAATCAATTGCCTCACCACCCACTACGCCGATCTCTGGTCAGAGTGTTGGAATCCATCCTTCCAGCAAGACCACTGGGCCAAAGATGACCCGCGTCTGGACAACGGCTTTTTCACCCGCCTGACCCCCAAATGGCACCGGGATTGTGCCTTGCGCACCGATTATGCCCGGCGGCAGGCCCTGGTGGAGATTGATGTGCTGGCCGCCATGGCCCTGGGCTTGACCTTGACGGAACTCCAGACCATCTATCGGGTGCAATTCCCGGTCATGCGCCAGTACGAGGCGGACACCTGGTATGATGCCCAAGGCCGCATCATCTTTACCAACAGCAAGGGGCTTGCCGATATCGGCTTCGACCGCAAAGCCTGGAACGAAATAAAAGAAATGGCCAGCGGCAGCGTGGAACAAACCATCACCGATGACACCCTGCCCGGCGGTCCCATCCAGCGCACCATCACCTATCACGCCCCGTTTGACAAGTGCGACCGGGAAAAGGATTATGAAACGGTGTGGGCTGAATTTGCCACCCGGAGGAACAGATCATGAAGTGTACGGTATGCAAACACGGCGAGACCAAATCGGGAACGGTCAGCGTCACTCTGGAGCGCAAGGGTACCACTCTGGTGTTTCGCGAGGTGCCGGCCATGGTCTGTGACAACTGCGGCGAGGTCTATCATGATGCGGCGGTCTCTGCCCAGCTCATGCATCGAGCGGAGGAGGCCGTTCGCGCCTGAGTCGAAATTGATGTCAGACGGTATGCCGTGGCATGAATGACGGTATCCCCACCAGCATGAATACCGGAAACGGAGCAAGATCGGCCATGATGACGACAATTGAAATCAATGACGCTCTGATGCTGACCGCCCAAAAACTGGCGCATCAACGCAATCTGACCCTGCGACAAGTGGTGGAATCGGCCTTGCAGTCCTTCGTGGAACAGGAGCAAGAAAGGGAGAAAGGGTTTCGTCTGCGCAAATGTTCCTTCCGGGGCAACGGTCTGCAAACGGATATCCAGGAAGGGGATTGGGCGGCAATCCGCGAACGTATTGATGGAGATCGAGAAAAAATGATCCATGTGGAAAATCCACTTCGAGGAGTCACAAAATGACCACGCTCACCATGGAGTTGCCCAGCACGGTTTTTTCTTCCCTGCGGCGTTCGCCGGGGGAGTTTGCCATTGAAATGCGCAAGGCTGCTGCCATCTATTGGTATCAAAGGGGTATGATATCCCAGGAAAAAGCCGCCGAGGTGGCTGGATTGGATCGAACCGATTTTCTGCTATTGCTGGCAGCGGAAAAGGTGGATGTCTTTGCTGTGGACATGGAAGCATTGAGGCAAGAGTTGAGCGATGCTTGAACCCATCGTTATCAATGCATCGCCGCTGATTTTCTTGGCGCGATCCCAAAATATCCACTTGCTACAGCAACTGCATCGCCCCGTTTTGATCCCGCAGCCCGTGGCACAAGAAATCCAGGCCCGGGGCCAATATGATCCCACAACACGAGCCCTTGCCGAAACGGAGTGGCTGGAAGTGGTGCCCGCACCGACTATTCCGAACGAAATTCTCTCCTGGGATCTCGGCAAGGGGGAGTCTTCGGTGTTGGCTATGGCATGGTCAAAACCTGATTCCATGGCCATGATCGATGACCTGACCGGGCGACGTTGCGCCCAGGCACTGAACATTCGGTTGATAGGTACGTTGGGTTTGGTGCTTTTGGCCAAACAAAAAGGAGCGATCACCCATGCCCGCACCACTCTCAGAACCATGCGGGAGCAGGGTATGTACCTGTCGGACGTCGTCATTGATGCGGCCTTGAAACTGGTTGATGAATCCTGGCCATGATCCCCTCCGTACTCACCCAGCAATTGCGCCAGGGAATCGAGGATTTTCTTGCAACCACCTTTCCCATTGCCACCAGCCATTTTCACGGTGTGCTGCGGGATCTGCTCTCCCGGCCCGGCGAGGTGTTCAAGGGGCCGTATCTCTCCCTGGGATTGCCGTTCGAGCCGGGGATGGCAGGGAAAACGTTTTTCCCTGCTGTCCCCATGCCGTTCGCTGCCTACCTCCATCAGGAAAAGGCATTCCAACGTCTCACGGCAACGCCCCCCCAATCCACCCTGATTGCCACGGGCACGGGGTCGGGCAAGACCGAGTGCTTTCTCTATCCCATTCTGGATTATTGCCATCGGCAACGCGGCGAGCTGGGGGT encodes:
- a CDS encoding DUF3368 domain-containing protein, whose protein sequence is MLEPIVINASPLIFLARSQNIHLLQQLHRPVLIPQPVAQEIQARGQYDPTTRALAETEWLEVVPAPTIPNEILSWDLGKGESSVLAMAWSKPDSMAMIDDLTGRRCAQALNIRLIGTLGLVLLAKQKGAITHARTTLRTMREQGMYLSDVVIDAALKLVDESWP
- a CDS encoding UPF0175 family protein produces the protein MTTLTMELPSTVFSSLRRSPGEFAIEMRKAAAIYWYQRGMISQEKAAEVAGLDRTDFLLLLAAEKVDVFAVDMEALRQELSDA
- a CDS encoding type II toxin-antitoxin system MqsA family antitoxin; the protein is MKCTVCKHGETKSGTVSVTLERKGTTLVFREVPAMVCDNCGEVYHDAAVSAQLMHRAEEAVRA
- a CDS encoding type II toxin-antitoxin system VapB family antitoxin, which codes for MMTTIEINDALMLTAQKLAHQRNLTLRQVVESALQSFVEQEQEREKGFRLRKCSFRGNGLQTDIQEGDWAAIRERIDGDREKMIHVENPLRGVTK